A stretch of the Pedobacter sp. MC2016-14 genome encodes the following:
- a CDS encoding RNA polymerase sigma factor: MSVKITVDAALLLRCRNRDQIAFKAVYNHYHRKVYQYAYSYLKNKEQSEEILQDTFLNIWANIEKLNEKLPFEPYLFTICHREVLDAFRKMATANKLKANLVKTNTEIDNHTENEILLSDLRRFSETAIAKLPKQQQAVFQLSKLEDLSYEEIAQRLNISKNTVKNHLIVALKTLRPQFERHGVVYGLLLFLLF, encoded by the coding sequence ATGTCTGTAAAAATAACTGTAGATGCTGCTTTGTTATTGCGTTGCCGTAATAGGGATCAGATAGCTTTCAAAGCTGTGTACAATCACTACCACAGAAAAGTTTATCAGTATGCCTATTCCTACCTTAAAAACAAAGAACAGAGCGAAGAAATACTACAGGATACTTTTTTAAACATTTGGGCGAACATAGAAAAGTTAAATGAAAAACTTCCTTTTGAACCCTATTTGTTTACCATTTGCCATAGGGAAGTGCTGGATGCATTTAGAAAAATGGCGACAGCAAATAAGTTAAAAGCAAATCTTGTAAAAACGAATACCGAAATAGACAATCATACGGAAAACGAGATCCTGTTGTCTGATTTGAGGCGCTTTTCTGAAACAGCCATTGCGAAGTTACCCAAGCAACAGCAGGCCGTATTTCAACTCAGTAAACTGGAAGACCTGAGTTATGAAGAAATTGCACAACGCTTAAACATTTCTAAAAATACGGTTAAAAATCACCTTATTGTAGCCTTGAAAACACTGCGCCCGCAGTTTGAACGTCATGGTGTGGTATACGGGCTCCTGCTGTTTTTGCTGTTTTAA
- a CDS encoding FecR family protein, which produces MSRSKKRLIYLLEAYTSHNIGADELEELTEYISNSSSMDAELTELMRQFWAAMPEDAEMEVPGEAVFENISKHPRFLKPEAKVITFYKWNNLLKYAAVLVLLLSAALLVYRPHFGSSAESTRYVKTVIPSKEIKPGVKKAVLTLSDGSEVILQDAGKGTLAHQGNARLEQNNGQLLYKDHSAAGHDLQLSMQNKITTPKGGEYQLVLSDGTAIWLNTGSSISYPVAFAGTERRVKITGEVYFEVAKNAKMPFIVEANGTEVKVLGTHFNVSAYADDREVRTTLVEGSVKVSKNGQQALLKPDQEARAINGTNRISVQNVDATEALAWKNGTFLFNNEDIKTVMKVVSRWYDIDVTYKGDLANKTFGGTISRFESFEKLLKTLELTGAIHFKIEGRRVIVMP; this is translated from the coding sequence ATGAGTAGATCTAAAAAACGCTTAATATACCTTCTCGAAGCTTACACCAGTCATAATATTGGTGCTGATGAGCTGGAAGAACTCACTGAATACATCAGCAACAGTTCTTCAATGGATGCCGAACTGACGGAATTGATGCGGCAGTTTTGGGCTGCCATGCCGGAAGATGCTGAAATGGAAGTTCCCGGCGAAGCTGTTTTTGAAAATATTTCCAAACACCCTCGTTTCTTAAAACCTGAAGCTAAGGTTATCACTTTTTACAAATGGAACAACCTGCTAAAGTATGCTGCAGTTTTAGTGTTGCTGTTGAGTGCTGCTTTGTTGGTATATAGGCCTCATTTTGGCAGCTCTGCCGAGAGCACGCGGTATGTAAAAACGGTTATTCCATCCAAAGAAATAAAACCAGGTGTTAAAAAGGCAGTGCTAACATTGTCGGATGGATCTGAAGTGATACTACAGGATGCTGGCAAAGGGACGCTGGCCCATCAGGGTAACGCCAGACTGGAGCAAAACAATGGGCAGTTGTTGTACAAAGACCACAGTGCAGCTGGTCATGACTTGCAGTTGAGTATGCAAAATAAAATTACCACACCTAAAGGTGGAGAATATCAGCTTGTTTTGAGTGATGGAACAGCCATTTGGTTGAACACAGGATCAAGCATCAGTTACCCGGTAGCATTTGCAGGTACAGAGCGCAGGGTTAAAATTACGGGGGAAGTTTATTTTGAAGTTGCCAAGAATGCCAAAATGCCTTTTATAGTGGAAGCCAATGGAACCGAAGTTAAAGTGTTGGGCACGCATTTTAATGTAAGCGCTTATGCCGACGACCGGGAAGTGCGGACAACTCTGGTAGAAGGCTCAGTTAAGGTTAGTAAAAATGGTCAGCAGGCCTTGCTGAAACCAGATCAGGAGGCCAGGGCTATTAATGGTACAAATAGGATCAGCGTACAAAATGTAGATGCCACAGAAGCATTAGCCTGGAAAAATGGTACCTTCTTGTTTAACAATGAGGACATTAAAACAGTGATGAAAGTAGTCTCCAGGTGGTATGATATTGATGTAACATATAAAGGAGATTTGGCCAATAAGACTTTTGGAGGAACGATCTCCAGGTTCGAGAGCTTCGAAAAACTGCTTAAAACCCTGGAATTAACAGGTGCAATACATTTTAAAATAGAGGGAAGGAGGGTCATTGTGATGCCTTAG
- a CDS encoding MauE/DoxX family redox-associated membrane protein, with product MGNLGKIKNMLAEAITYLFIAVFIYTATDKFLNLQSFEGFMVKMIFMQPAGKYVAIFIPAIEVFIVLLLIFPKSRLRGLQLTLGLMLLFTGYLLYMKIAAKMLPCHCGGVISSLSWTQHIYLNLGLVLLAAYAMKLINHYTHN from the coding sequence ATGGGAAATTTAGGAAAAATCAAAAACATGCTGGCCGAGGCCATTACTTACCTTTTTATCGCGGTGTTTATTTACACCGCTACAGACAAATTTCTAAACCTTCAAAGTTTTGAAGGCTTTATGGTAAAAATGATCTTCATGCAGCCGGCTGGCAAGTATGTAGCCATCTTCATCCCCGCAATTGAGGTCTTTATTGTGCTTCTTTTAATATTTCCAAAAAGCAGGCTCAGAGGGCTTCAACTCACCCTCGGTTTAATGCTCCTGTTTACGGGATACCTGCTCTATATGAAAATTGCCGCAAAAATGCTTCCCTGCCATTGCGGAGGGGTAATTTCCAGTCTCAGTTGGACACAGCACATTTACCTGAACCTGGGCTTAGTTCTGCTGGCTGCTTATGCAATGAAACTTATAAATCACTATACACACAATTAA
- a CDS encoding DUF5689 domain-containing protein — translation MKHLKYSLPAVGQTALVLFLLLITACLKEDLNPAEGIPTDYIALLDVRKIYRNEEVVLNTTNMTGATKITGVVISDITAGNIPKGIVVIQQATRGELRGIELNLGAGVDVPYKMGDSISVSVQDLKMNRNQGALQIMVEDVGRITKVADNRSTDVTELSLATLNANLSKFESTLIKIPNVDNTSAAVTLSGDVSVKEPSGATGRVHTEPAATFANRAVAVNASFTGIVRLNNMVSENLAAQLWLINEASISDESGALYGGFPENFEGGDAAITAAGYSTKTGALSTGSYTLTNTGLNKEANDLAVSGVYALRMNQNSASDSWCTMNYDLPNGATKVTVWAGSYGAAADLGSTWRLEYSRNAGGSWLQIGEDILTTSKVKKLYTFLMDIKGPVRFRFGKKGIGSSSVSNQNGRLSMDDFSIYRNSAGAPVVIPEYKGVMGWQFSTAAGNEATASATSVDVGLNVGILSRGAGLVAGGLVRSFASTSLGPIVTSTKELAIAQNSYYQVSFSVKPGYKFSLSAIDAILRRTAAGAKYFQWYYSLDGLNFKETTWTGEVLFEDTNTNGIPIAPYYVYETPELQNIPSGKTVTLRMYCWGFTNASTGNFSIGRTPASTLTNALSLGGTVTPQ, via the coding sequence ATGAAACATTTAAAATATAGCTTACCTGCAGTGGGTCAAACCGCGCTGGTATTGTTCTTACTGCTGATTACGGCATGTTTAAAAGAAGACCTCAATCCCGCTGAAGGTATACCGACTGATTATATTGCTTTACTTGACGTCAGGAAGATTTATCGAAACGAAGAGGTGGTGCTGAACACAACGAATATGACTGGTGCTACAAAAATAACAGGCGTAGTTATTTCTGATATTACTGCTGGAAATATTCCAAAAGGCATTGTAGTTATTCAGCAAGCCACCAGAGGAGAACTCAGAGGCATAGAACTGAATTTAGGTGCAGGGGTTGATGTCCCTTACAAAATGGGTGATTCAATCAGCGTGTCTGTGCAGGATCTAAAAATGAACCGAAATCAGGGTGCCTTGCAAATTATGGTAGAAGATGTCGGTAGGATCACTAAAGTGGCGGATAACCGATCTACAGACGTTACAGAGCTTAGTTTGGCAACCTTAAATGCAAACCTTTCCAAATTTGAGAGTACTTTAATTAAAATTCCAAATGTAGACAATACCTCTGCTGCGGTCACCTTATCCGGCGATGTCAGTGTTAAAGAACCATCAGGTGCTACGGGAAGGGTGCACACTGAACCTGCAGCTACTTTTGCCAATAGAGCTGTTGCTGTTAATGCCTCTTTTACGGGTATAGTTAGGCTTAACAATATGGTATCGGAAAATTTAGCAGCACAACTGTGGTTAATCAATGAGGCCTCCATTAGTGATGAAAGCGGGGCTTTATATGGTGGCTTTCCTGAAAACTTTGAGGGTGGAGATGCAGCAATTACTGCCGCTGGGTACTCAACAAAAACAGGAGCCTTATCAACCGGTAGTTATACACTAACCAATACGGGCTTAAATAAAGAAGCAAACGACCTTGCGGTTAGTGGTGTATATGCGTTACGGATGAACCAGAATTCAGCATCAGACTCCTGGTGCACCATGAATTATGATTTGCCAAATGGTGCAACTAAAGTCACAGTTTGGGCAGGTTCATATGGTGCAGCGGCAGATTTAGGTTCTACCTGGCGGTTAGAATACTCTAGAAATGCTGGAGGCAGCTGGTTGCAAATAGGAGAAGATATTCTTACAACCAGTAAGGTGAAGAAGCTATACACTTTTTTAATGGATATCAAAGGGCCGGTACGTTTTCGCTTTGGTAAAAAGGGGATTGGTTCTTCAAGTGTGAGTAATCAGAATGGCAGGTTAAGTATGGATGATTTTTCAATTTATCGAAATTCTGCAGGAGCTCCGGTGGTTATTCCCGAATATAAAGGAGTGATGGGCTGGCAGTTTAGCACAGCTGCGGGCAACGAGGCTACGGCCTCAGCTACCAGCGTTGATGTCGGTTTAAATGTGGGGATCTTAAGCCGTGGTGCCGGACTGGTAGCAGGAGGATTGGTAAGAAGCTTCGCTTCCACTTCACTCGGCCCAATAGTAACTTCGACCAAAGAACTTGCCATTGCACAGAATTCTTATTATCAGGTATCGTTTTCAGTAAAACCGGGATATAAATTTTCCCTTTCAGCAATTGATGCCATATTAAGAAGAACTGCCGCGGGAGCCAAATATTTCCAGTGGTATTATAGTTTAGATGGACTGAATTTTAAGGAAACGACCTGGACAGGAGAAGTACTTTTTGAAGATACCAATACAAACGGTATTCCCATAGCTCCCTATTATGTATATGAAACTCCGGAACTCCAAAATATCCCTTCAGGAAAAACAGTCACTTTACGGATGTATTGCTGGGGTTTCACAAATGCAAGCACGGGTAATTTCTCTATAGGAAGGACACCGGCTTCAACTTTAACAAATGCACTTAGCTTGGGTGGCACTGTGACACCACAATAA
- a CDS encoding SusD/RagB family nutrient-binding outer membrane lipoprotein — translation MKLKKFILLSCCLSALLMGGCTKNYAELNENPNGVAVAVPERLLNPALYDVVQRNINRSHRLNNELMQVFVQRSNYIEVQRYIIRPSESDYMWNNWYLQKTNFLDMYNIAKTNVAVVASQSKAYMAIASILDAWVTSLLTDTYGDVPYFQANQGKINNILTPKFDAQKDIYQDIFKKLEEANTLLTGLSAAQLLTTQQKGLDALYGSAATPTLELDMWRKFGNSLYLRLLMRVSAKPDAIANGKSPIQKINEVVTNPALYPIFNSNAESAILRLTGETYPLRSPFAGFTTTDYNSAGSLAEFFVNTLKEFGDPRLPLWATRYDNDYVGIPSGYQVGQIPPARSTYNPDLILEPRLGNIMNYAELQFILSEAALKGYIPGDAKTYYDLGVKAAIEHWGLTMSGTYLTSDAIAWEAAGSVDQKMEQIMVQKYFTLFYTDFEQWFEYRRTGHPTLLPGTGLANDGQMPSRLYYPVLVQSVNGNNYREAVANQGPDDLKTKVWWQK, via the coding sequence ATGAAATTGAAAAAATTCATCTTGCTTTCCTGTTGTTTATCCGCATTGCTGATGGGAGGATGTACAAAAAATTATGCGGAGTTAAACGAAAATCCAAATGGTGTTGCAGTGGCAGTACCGGAGCGTTTGCTTAATCCTGCCTTGTATGATGTAGTGCAACGAAACATTAACCGCAGTCATCGCCTCAATAATGAATTGATGCAGGTATTTGTGCAGCGTAGCAATTATATAGAAGTTCAGCGCTATATCATCCGTCCAAGTGAATCAGATTACATGTGGAACAACTGGTACCTGCAAAAGACCAACTTTTTGGACATGTACAACATTGCCAAAACCAATGTTGCTGTGGTTGCCAGCCAGTCTAAAGCCTATATGGCCATTGCCAGTATTTTAGATGCGTGGGTAACTTCACTGCTTACAGATACCTATGGTGATGTGCCTTATTTTCAGGCCAATCAAGGTAAAATAAATAACATCCTTACCCCAAAATTTGATGCTCAAAAAGATATCTATCAGGATATATTTAAAAAGTTAGAGGAAGCCAATACCCTGCTAACCGGATTAAGTGCGGCCCAGTTATTAACTACACAGCAAAAGGGGCTGGATGCTTTATATGGAAGTGCAGCTACGCCAACTTTGGAGTTAGATATGTGGCGTAAGTTTGGAAATTCTCTGTACCTGAGGTTATTGATGCGGGTTTCTGCAAAACCGGATGCTATTGCAAACGGAAAGAGCCCGATTCAAAAAATCAATGAGGTGGTGACCAATCCCGCCCTTTATCCTATTTTTAACAGTAATGCCGAATCTGCAATCTTAAGGTTAACCGGAGAAACTTACCCTTTGCGTTCGCCTTTTGCAGGTTTCACCACTACAGATTACAATTCTGCAGGATCTTTAGCCGAGTTCTTTGTAAATACTTTAAAAGAATTTGGTGACCCAAGGCTTCCTTTATGGGCTACAAGGTACGATAACGATTATGTAGGCATTCCGAGTGGCTATCAGGTAGGGCAAATTCCTCCGGCACGTTCTACTTACAACCCGGATTTAATACTGGAGCCAAGGCTAGGCAACATTATGAATTATGCAGAACTACAATTCATATTGTCAGAAGCTGCGTTAAAAGGTTACATTCCCGGCGATGCAAAAACGTATTATGACCTTGGTGTAAAGGCTGCGATTGAACATTGGGGCTTAACCATGAGCGGTACTTATTTAACAAGTGATGCGATTGCCTGGGAAGCAGCCGGAAGTGTAGATCAAAAAATGGAGCAGATTATGGTACAAAAATATTTTACACTGTTTTACACTGATTTTGAGCAATGGTTTGAATACAGGCGTACCGGACATCCTACTTTATTACCAGGAACGGGCCTTGCCAATGACGGGCAAATGCCTTCAAGGTTATATTATCCTGTTTTGGTACAATCAGTAAATGGGAATAATTATCGGGAGGCAGTAGCAAACCAAGGTCCTGATGATTTAAAAACTAAAGTTTGGTGGCAAAAATAA
- a CDS encoding RagB/SusD family nutrient uptake outer membrane protein, producing the protein MNRNLLLVILLCVGLIACKRADFLDKKPSTQIKVPETLTDFQQLMDNSSIMASIGIALPQMAADDYTLSDAAWQALPLATERNSYIWASDIYQGERAENDWNSQYTAVFYANTVLEGLAKSDSAGSTQGLFLKGSALFMRAYAFYELTRCYGKAYDATSANTDLGIPLRLTAAIDYIEPRATLQQSFDQVLKDLNEAENLLPTARPALNLNRPSRIAVYALLARIYLDKRDYVNAEVNADKCLALYDKLTDYRSISKTSATPFTVNNNEELIYVSGGAVSYSELIAAYAAMSSRISDDLIKLYHKDDLRLVTYFARLSDGTYYKKRGYAGSSSLYPFYGLATDEVYLIKAECLARRKKNSEALDKLNQLLIKRFSDPDAYIPVMGSSDTEVLAAVLLERRKELVWRGLRWFDLKRLNKEGAGISLSRTLNGKTYTLAPNEARWVFPIYPAEVAISGIQQNDR; encoded by the coding sequence ATGAACCGTAATCTATTGTTGGTAATCTTATTGTGTGTAGGACTGATAGCATGTAAGCGGGCAGATTTTTTAGATAAAAAGCCCAGTACGCAGATCAAAGTGCCCGAAACTTTAACAGATTTTCAGCAACTAATGGACAACAGTAGTATCATGGCAAGTATAGGTATTGCCTTGCCGCAAATGGCTGCAGACGACTATACTTTATCTGATGCAGCCTGGCAGGCCTTGCCATTGGCTACGGAACGCAATTCGTACATATGGGCCAGCGACATTTACCAGGGCGAACGGGCAGAAAATGACTGGAACAGTCAATATACGGCGGTTTTTTATGCGAATACGGTTTTGGAGGGATTGGCCAAATCAGACAGTGCGGGTTCTACACAAGGTTTGTTTTTAAAGGGCAGTGCCCTATTTATGCGTGCCTATGCATTTTATGAATTGACCCGATGTTATGGGAAAGCTTATGACGCGACAAGCGCAAATACAGATTTGGGGATTCCTCTGCGTTTAACTGCGGCCATAGATTATATTGAGCCAAGGGCTACTTTACAGCAGAGTTTTGATCAGGTTTTGAAAGATTTAAACGAGGCCGAAAATCTTTTGCCCACTGCAAGACCAGCCTTAAATTTAAACCGACCTTCCAGAATAGCAGTGTATGCGCTATTGGCGAGAATTTACCTTGATAAGAGAGATTATGTAAACGCAGAGGTGAATGCCGATAAATGCCTAGCCTTGTATGATAAGTTGACTGATTACAGGTCCATCAGCAAAACGAGCGCTACACCATTTACCGTAAATAATAATGAGGAATTGATTTATGTATCTGGAGGTGCTGTTTCATACTCTGAACTCATTGCAGCATATGCTGCAATGAGTTCCCGCATTAGTGATGATTTGATTAAGCTATACCACAAAGATGATTTAAGGCTTGTAACTTATTTTGCAAGATTAAGCGATGGTACCTATTATAAAAAAAGAGGTTATGCTGGGAGCTCAAGTTTATATCCTTTTTATGGTTTGGCTACTGATGAAGTTTACCTGATAAAAGCCGAATGCCTGGCAAGGAGGAAAAAAAATAGCGAGGCATTGGACAAGTTGAACCAGTTGCTGATTAAACGCTTTTCAGATCCAGATGCGTATATTCCCGTAATGGGCAGTTCGGATACAGAGGTATTGGCAGCAGTTTTACTGGAAAGAAGAAAAGAATTGGTTTGGCGGGGGCTAAGGTGGTTTGACTTGAAGCGTTTAAACAAAGAAGGTGCAGGCATCTCCTTATCCAGAACCTTAAATGGGAAGACCTACACCCTGGCCCCTAATGAGGCCAGGTGGGTCTTTCCGATTTATCCTGCTGAAGTAGCTATCAGTGGTATTCAACAAAATGACCGTTAA
- a CDS encoding SusC/RagA family TonB-linked outer membrane protein, producing the protein MYKKFTKLLVIKLPVALLVFSFLQLNIAFAQKITFKKSQVSLEEVFKAIRKQSGYNIFYNAEMLKGTGTVSVNLTGASLQDAMRITLEGKQLDFKIVEKNIIISKRITAPVKQELTIRGKILNDQNNAFEGVSVRVKNSTVGTLTDKTGNYKIVVPNGNAVLTFSYLGFLSQERKVGANSVINLKLELEDTKLNEVVVTALGIKREEKALGYSITTLKGDDLTNAISNNWTDALSGKVAGLNLLRSNGGPAGSNRIILRGENSLSGTTEALIVLDGVVISNSSGASTGNGTAYMGDDSPTDYGSSINDINPADIESVSVLKGPGATALYGARGAGGAIIITTKLADPKVKGIGASFSSNTSFESVSRWPKYQNEYGQGLSGQDYYSYGNSADGTSTRSTSAAFGPKFDGQEYFQYDPNTFTTGANRTPWIAYPDNKKDFFETGATFTNSLSLEGGTKATSARLGYTNVQNSWIIPNTGYERNSVALSLTQKVTPKLQLSAKATYTNKSSDNLPAMGYNNQTIMYWMIRQVPNADLSWFNPYWLPGQEGLVQNRPFVSVVDNPYLITNVMLNKSNRNSVTGNVQALYNFTSNLSLMLRTSLDMSYDARSQQRPKDTQNYKQGMYRTQNIYTQEINADFLLNYKKDFAEKFTTNFSFGGSTLKNTYNKDEIRAETLFAPNIFNFANSMDVPIAYVTKNRFGVSSLYGLASIGYDNFIYLDLTGREDWTSTLVRPDGKVEGFFYHSENLSVVLSDKLTLPSYFSLLKLRASYAEVGSGGTTPYLTSFVYDSESNFPSGLSNPSVIANPNLRPERSKSIELGADIRFFNGRLGADVAVYQNNTKDQILRVPIDRASGYSFSVLNSGEVQNKGIEVSMNGAPIKHNKRGFNWNITTTFTANRNKILSLADSVETLILQTGPGSRGTIEARVGGSMGDMYGLGYQRSPDGQIVYANGYPVKIQTSRLLTNVYPKWKASIGNQFSYRQFRFNVLFDAQFGAKAYSHTHSLNATLGKLESTIPGRYNGIIGDGVILNADGSYRKNDVAATDISTYYTEHFTIDNVEANLFKTDYIKLREARLDYAFLPRLTKKLKLQAASIGIYGRDLFIISNWPSFDPEFGTVNNGLIQAGFEVGQFPATRTIGVNLNVRF; encoded by the coding sequence ATGTATAAAAAATTTACTAAATTATTAGTGATAAAGCTACCCGTTGCATTGCTGGTGTTCAGTTTCTTGCAACTGAACATAGCCTTTGCACAGAAAATAACATTTAAAAAAAGCCAGGTATCGCTGGAAGAGGTATTCAAAGCGATAAGAAAGCAAAGTGGATATAACATCTTCTACAATGCTGAGATGCTTAAAGGCACAGGTACGGTATCTGTTAACCTTACAGGGGCATCTTTACAGGATGCAATGAGGATAACCCTTGAGGGAAAGCAACTCGATTTTAAAATTGTAGAGAAAAACATCATTATTTCGAAAAGGATAACTGCTCCGGTTAAACAGGAACTTACAATCAGAGGTAAGATCCTGAATGATCAGAATAATGCTTTTGAAGGGGTAAGTGTAAGGGTTAAAAATAGTACTGTAGGTACACTGACAGACAAGACTGGAAACTATAAAATAGTTGTACCCAATGGAAACGCAGTGTTAACCTTTAGCTATTTGGGTTTTTTAAGCCAGGAGAGAAAAGTTGGCGCAAATTCAGTAATTAATTTAAAGCTGGAGCTGGAAGATACCAAACTAAATGAGGTTGTGGTAACGGCTTTGGGGATAAAAAGAGAAGAAAAAGCATTAGGATACTCCATTACAACTTTGAAGGGAGACGACCTGACCAATGCAATTTCTAACAACTGGACGGATGCATTATCCGGAAAAGTGGCTGGTCTAAACCTGTTGCGCTCTAATGGAGGTCCGGCAGGTTCTAACCGCATTATCCTGAGAGGGGAAAATTCTTTGTCAGGAACTACAGAGGCCCTTATTGTACTGGATGGTGTGGTGATCAGCAATTCCAGCGGTGCATCTACCGGAAATGGAACAGCCTATATGGGTGATGACTCGCCAACAGATTATGGCAGTAGCATTAATGACATTAATCCGGCGGATATTGAAAGTGTATCTGTTTTAAAAGGGCCGGGGGCTACGGCATTATATGGAGCAAGAGGTGCCGGTGGGGCCATTATCATTACCACAAAACTTGCTGATCCTAAAGTAAAAGGTATTGGTGCAAGTTTTAGTTCCAATACCTCTTTTGAATCGGTTTCGCGCTGGCCAAAGTATCAGAACGAATATGGACAAGGCTTAAGCGGACAGGATTACTACTCTTATGGAAACAGTGCCGACGGTACGAGTACCAGAAGCACAAGTGCCGCATTTGGGCCAAAATTTGACGGACAAGAGTATTTTCAATATGATCCAAATACATTTACAACAGGGGCAAACAGAACACCATGGATCGCTTACCCGGATAATAAGAAGGACTTTTTTGAAACAGGGGCAACGTTCACCAATTCACTTTCCCTGGAAGGTGGTACAAAAGCAACTTCTGCACGCCTGGGTTACACCAATGTACAAAATAGCTGGATTATCCCGAATACTGGCTATGAAAGAAATTCTGTTGCCCTGAGTTTAACACAAAAAGTAACGCCTAAGCTGCAGCTTTCTGCAAAAGCAACCTATACCAATAAATCTAGTGATAACCTGCCAGCGATGGGATACAACAATCAAACCATCATGTATTGGATGATCAGGCAGGTGCCTAACGCAGATTTATCCTGGTTTAATCCTTACTGGCTCCCCGGGCAGGAAGGCCTGGTGCAGAACCGTCCTTTTGTAAGTGTGGTGGATAACCCATACTTGATCACCAACGTAATGCTGAATAAATCTAACCGTAACTCTGTTACGGGAAATGTACAGGCACTATATAATTTTACAAGCAATTTAAGTTTAATGTTGCGTACCTCGCTGGATATGAGTTATGATGCCCGTTCGCAACAGCGCCCAAAAGATACCCAGAATTATAAACAGGGGATGTACCGGACACAAAATATTTATACTCAGGAAATAAACGCAGATTTTTTACTGAATTATAAAAAGGATTTTGCCGAAAAGTTTACAACAAACTTCTCTTTTGGTGGAAGTACCTTAAAAAATACTTACAACAAAGACGAGATCCGGGCAGAAACTTTATTTGCGCCTAATATTTTCAATTTCGCCAACAGCATGGATGTTCCAATCGCCTATGTAACTAAGAACAGGTTTGGTGTTTCCAGTTTGTACGGATTGGCAAGTATTGGTTACGATAACTTTATATACCTCGATTTAACTGGTCGTGAAGATTGGACAAGCACTTTGGTGAGGCCGGACGGCAAAGTTGAGGGCTTCTTTTATCACTCTGAAAATTTGAGTGTGGTATTGTCTGATAAGCTTACGTTGCCATCCTATTTCTCCTTATTAAAATTAAGGGCCTCTTATGCAGAGGTAGGTAGTGGGGGAACAACGCCTTATTTAACATCCTTTGTGTATGATTCAGAAAGCAATTTTCCTTCTGGTTTATCCAACCCATCGGTTATTGCCAATCCTAACTTAAGACCAGAACGTTCCAAAAGCATCGAACTAGGAGCAGACATCCGGTTTTTTAACGGAAGATTGGGCGCAGACGTTGCCGTATATCAAAATAATACCAAAGATCAGATTTTAAGGGTTCCGATAGATCGTGCCTCTGGATACAGCTTTTCTGTTTTGAACTCTGGCGAGGTTCAGAATAAGGGAATCGAGGTCTCAATGAATGGTGCTCCGATTAAGCACAACAAAAGAGGCTTTAATTGGAACATCACCACCACTTTTACCGCTAACAGGAACAAAATCTTATCGCTTGCGGATAGTGTAGAAACTTTAATCTTGCAAACTGGTCCGGGATCAAGAGGTACCATTGAGGCCCGTGTGGGGGGTAGTATGGGAGATATGTATGGTTTGGGTTACCAGCGTTCTCCAGACGGACAAATTGTTTATGCCAATGGTTATCCTGTTAAAATACAGACTTCGAGGCTGCTGACCAATGTATATCCAAAATGGAAGGCCTCAATAGGCAATCAATTTAGTTACAGACAATTTAGGTTTAATGTATTGTTTGATGCCCAGTTTGGTGCAAAGGCTTACTCACATACCCATTCCTTAAATGCAACATTGGGTAAACTCGAAAGTACCATTCCCGGACGTTATAACGGTATAATAGGTGATGGTGTAATTTTAAATGCTGACGGCAGCTACCGTAAAAATGATGTGGCCGCTACAGATATTTCTACTTACTATACAGAGCATTTTACAATTGACAACGTGGAAGCCAACCTGTTTAAGACAGACTATATTAAGCTAAGAGAGGCAAGGTTAGATTACGCCTTTTTGCCACGGTTAACTAAAAAGTTAAAGTTACAAGCTGCCAGCATAGGTATTTATGGTCGTGACCTCTTTATCATTAGTAACTGGCCTTCATTTGACCCGGAATTTGGAACAGTAAATAACGGGTTAATCCAGGCTGGATTTGAAGTAGGTCAGTTTCCTGCAACCAGGACCATCGGTGTTAACCTTAACGTAAGATTTTAA
- a CDS encoding Rpn family recombination-promoting nuclease/putative transposase → MIHEQFKKGDTNWKNVGLKEVYLIGILEFIMENNVSSRYLHK, encoded by the coding sequence ATGATTCATGAGCAATTTAAAAAAGGAGACACAAACTGGAAAAATGTAGGTTTAAAAGAAGTATACCTCATCGGAATTCTTGAATTCATTATGGAAAATAACGTTTCAAGCCGATACCTGCATAAATAG